A genomic window from Pseudomonas marvdashtae includes:
- a CDS encoding amidohydrolase yields MRDLSALPDLNIALVQTTLAWHDRQANLEHFEALLEQARGADLIILPEMFTTGFSMESETLAEPESGPASQWLKVQAAKLDAVVTGSVIVQAGDGSHRNRLLWARPDGEVLHYDKRHLFRMAGEHNHYTPGERQVLFELKGWRIRPLICYDLRFPAWSRDAEDTDLLLYTANWPGARRQHWNRLLPARAIENLCYVAAVNRIGTDGKGFAYTGDSQVLDFQGETLLGAGEADGVFTVRLSAADLAAYRTRFPANLDADRFEFVY; encoded by the coding sequence ATGCGTGATTTGAGTGCATTGCCGGACCTGAACATTGCGTTGGTCCAGACCACCTTGGCCTGGCACGACCGCCAGGCGAACCTGGAGCATTTCGAGGCGCTGCTCGAACAGGCGCGCGGGGCGGACCTCATCATCCTGCCGGAAATGTTCACCACCGGATTTTCTATGGAATCCGAAACCCTGGCGGAGCCTGAGAGCGGCCCCGCCAGCCAATGGCTCAAGGTCCAGGCGGCGAAGCTGGACGCGGTGGTCACCGGCAGCGTGATCGTCCAGGCCGGCGACGGCAGCCATCGCAATCGCTTGCTGTGGGCGCGACCGGACGGCGAAGTGTTGCATTACGACAAGCGCCATCTGTTCCGCATGGCGGGTGAACACAATCACTACACACCGGGCGAGCGCCAAGTACTGTTCGAACTCAAGGGCTGGCGGATCCGGCCGTTGATCTGCTACGACCTGCGCTTCCCGGCCTGGAGCCGCGACGCCGAGGACACCGACCTGTTGCTGTACACCGCCAACTGGCCGGGCGCCCGGCGCCAGCATTGGAATCGCCTGCTGCCGGCCCGTGCCATCGAAAACCTCTGCTACGTGGCGGCGGTGAACCGTATCGGCACCGATGGCAAGGGTTTCGCCTACACCGGCGACAGCCAGGTACTGGACTTCCAGGGCGAGACACTCCTCGGCGCCGGCGAGGCCGACGGCGTATTCACCGTTCGCCTGAGCGCGGCGGACCTGGCGGCGTACCGCACACGGTTCCCGGCGAACCTGGACGCTGATCGCTTCGAATTCGTATATTGA
- the leuA gene encoding 2-isopropylmalate synthase codes for MSMLKDPSSKYRAFPTINLPDRTWPSKTITAAPIWCSSDLRDGNQSLIEPMDAAKKLRFWKTLVAVGVKEIEASFPAASQTDFDFVRTLIEEGHIPDDTTIQVLTQAREDLIARTFESLRGAKKAIVHLYNATCPSFRRIVFNQDKEGVKEIAVNAAKLFVKYAAQQPETQWQFEYSPETFSATELEFAKEVCDAVIEVWNPTPKRKVILNLPATVEVATPNIYADQIEWFHRNISRRDSVLISLHTHNDRGTGVAATELGLMAGADRVEGCLFGNGERTGNVDLVTVALNLYTQGINPELDFSDIDGVRKVVEECNQIPVHPRHPYVGDLVHTAFSGSHQDAIRKGFAQQKPDTLWEVPYLPIDPADIGRSYEAVIRVNSQSGKGGIAYLLEQEYGISLPRRMQIEFSQVVQRETDRLGLEMTAQQIHALLQREYLQANTPYALVSHRLQEENGNSAVEVEVASKGQGETNLHWRGKGNGALEALVAGLPIPVEIMDYNEHAIGAGTNAKAAAYIELRVNGERAVHGVGIDENITTASFKALFSALNRSLSQPEAKAA; via the coding sequence ATGAGCATGCTCAAAGACCCGTCTTCGAAATACCGCGCCTTCCCGACCATCAACCTCCCGGATCGCACCTGGCCGTCGAAGACCATCACCGCCGCGCCGATCTGGTGCAGCTCCGACCTGCGCGATGGCAACCAGTCGCTGATCGAGCCGATGGACGCTGCGAAGAAGCTGCGCTTCTGGAAAACCCTGGTGGCGGTAGGCGTCAAGGAAATCGAGGCGTCGTTCCCAGCCGCGTCCCAGACCGATTTTGATTTCGTGCGCACCCTCATTGAAGAAGGCCACATCCCGGACGACACCACCATCCAGGTGCTGACCCAGGCCCGTGAAGACCTGATCGCCCGGACCTTCGAATCCCTGCGCGGGGCGAAAAAAGCCATCGTCCACCTGTACAACGCCACCTGCCCGTCGTTCCGCCGCATCGTGTTCAACCAGGACAAGGAAGGCGTAAAGGAAATCGCCGTGAACGCGGCCAAGCTGTTCGTCAAATATGCCGCCCAGCAGCCGGAAACCCAATGGCAGTTCGAATACTCGCCGGAAACCTTCAGCGCCACCGAGCTGGAGTTCGCCAAGGAGGTCTGCGACGCAGTGATCGAAGTGTGGAACCCGACGCCCAAGCGCAAGGTGATCCTCAACCTGCCGGCCACCGTGGAAGTCGCCACCCCGAATATCTACGCCGACCAGATCGAGTGGTTCCACCGCAACATCAGCCGTCGTGACAGCGTGCTCATCAGCCTGCACACCCACAACGACCGTGGCACCGGCGTCGCTGCCACCGAGCTGGGCCTGATGGCCGGCGCCGACCGCGTCGAAGGCTGCCTGTTCGGCAACGGCGAGCGCACCGGCAACGTCGACCTGGTGACCGTGGCGCTGAACCTCTACACCCAGGGCATCAACCCCGAGCTGGATTTCTCCGACATCGACGGCGTGCGCAAAGTAGTCGAGGAATGCAACCAGATCCCGGTTCATCCTCGTCACCCGTACGTCGGCGACCTGGTCCACACCGCGTTCTCCGGCTCGCACCAGGATGCGATTCGCAAGGGCTTCGCCCAGCAGAAACCGGACACCCTGTGGGAAGTGCCGTACCTGCCGATCGACCCGGCCGACATCGGTCGCAGCTACGAAGCGGTGATCCGCGTAAACAGCCAGTCCGGCAAAGGCGGCATCGCCTACCTGCTGGAGCAGGAATACGGCATCAGCCTGCCGCGTCGCATGCAGATCGAGTTCAGCCAAGTGGTGCAACGTGAAACCGACCGCCTGGGCCTGGAAATGACCGCTCAGCAGATCCACGCCCTCCTTCAGCGCGAATACCTGCAAGCCAATACCCCGTATGCGCTGGTTAGCCATCGCCTGCAGGAAGAAAACGGCAACAGTGCAGTGGAAGTTGAAGTGGCCAGCAAGGGCCAGGGCGAGACCAACCTGCACTGGCGCGGCAAGGGCAACGGCGCGCTGGAGGCCCTGGTGGCCGGGCTGCCGATCCCGGTGGAAATCATGGACTACAACGAACACGCTATCGGCGCCGGCACCAACGCCAAGGCCGCGGCGTACATCGAACTGCGAGTCAACGGTGAACGCGCGGTGCATGGCGTCGGCATCGATGAAAACATCACCACGGCAAGCTTCAAGGCGCTGTTCAGTGCGCTGAACCGCTCGCTGAGCCAGCCGGAAGCCAAAGCGGCCTGA
- a CDS encoding M23 family metallopeptidase has translation MPRFLAPLLLLCLTFNAHADSYITRLLNKPVPGGVAVVDLGAAAQAPKATYQGKPVLVVKEQQNWLAIVGIPLTVQPGTQQISSGGTTQPFVVGYKKYPEQRITLKNKRQVNPDPADLARINAELAVQLKAYRSFSPNIPSNLLLDKPVNGPLSSKFGVRRFFNGEERNPHSGLDFAVPAGTPIKTPAAGKVILTGNYFFNGNTVFVDHGQGFISMFCHMSKIDVKVGQQLARGTVVGKVGATGRATGPHMHWNISLNDARVDPAIFIGAFQP, from the coding sequence ATGCCGCGATTTCTCGCTCCATTGCTCTTGCTGTGCCTGACCTTCAACGCCCATGCCGACAGCTACATCACCCGCCTGCTGAACAAGCCGGTGCCTGGCGGCGTGGCCGTGGTCGATTTGGGCGCCGCGGCCCAGGCGCCGAAAGCCACGTACCAGGGCAAACCGGTGTTGGTGGTCAAGGAGCAGCAAAACTGGCTGGCGATTGTCGGCATTCCGCTGACGGTCCAGCCCGGTACCCAGCAGATCAGCAGTGGCGGCACCACCCAGCCATTCGTAGTCGGCTACAAGAAGTACCCCGAGCAGCGCATCACGTTGAAAAACAAACGCCAGGTGAATCCGGACCCGGCGGACCTTGCGCGGATCAATGCCGAGCTCGCGGTCCAATTGAAGGCCTACCGTAGCTTCAGCCCGAACATTCCCAGCAACCTGTTGCTGGACAAACCGGTCAACGGCCCGCTGTCGAGCAAGTTTGGCGTGCGCCGCTTCTTCAACGGCGAGGAACGCAACCCGCATTCCGGCCTGGATTTCGCCGTACCAGCCGGCACACCGATCAAGACCCCGGCCGCCGGCAAGGTCATTCTCACCGGCAATTACTTTTTCAATGGCAACACGGTGTTCGTCGACCATGGCCAGGGCTTCATCAGCATGTTCTGCCACATGTCGAAAATCGACGTGAAGGTTGGCCAGCAACTGGCGCGGGGCACAGTGGTGGGCAAGGTCGGCGCCACGGGCCGGGCGACCGGGCCGCACATGCACTGGAACATCAGCCTGAACGATGCGCGGGTGGACCCGGCGATTTTCATCGGAGCGTTCCAGCCCTGA